The Argiope bruennichi chromosome 9, qqArgBrue1.1, whole genome shotgun sequence genome contains a region encoding:
- the LOC129983707 gene encoding ribosome biogenesis protein SPATA5-like isoform X2 translates to MKAKKGKKKRASLSDNCNSSNTSDAIDETFQSEKSSKDDTKIPSHFTVLFDFNSIESKQVLSKNIVFLHPSIIETYKYPRYFIVKGIKNIALCMPIPLKRITRYSILFPKDDLGFIQDELVKLHPYNENIKKADEVSVYFDSKLTVDDHLKEKILEALMEKQYFCQDLKIKKEYLEEFCITKITNKECELTKNMSSLSLSDILDESVIACDMSSSLNDSRLSKLLPCDLNENIENRETKELSVELGSLFSHLNLSSKENSSVDNPNCHYETAIQFFDFEMQGFFTTDFTTSISIDFEGNDKIASTLSFPQISGFKEELQYIRLLMNEFLNHERNRRIIGAIMLLGPSGLGKTLILDIIAKEYDSLIEEISWASLYAKSLPEAKKELRQIFQRVNNRDRSIILIDDFQYLSPKVGDMESHTISKLLSSLIDNCIGNHVVVIAAANSSDYDDTILKGRSILKEINLKIPNLNDREEILNNILVTKQHNLSAEEVKDIAVHSQGFSYRDLSDVLDDAETIQAFRTQNHENCDKTITFYNVKKALKLKKPSIVESSMKIKEVKWSDIGGMKHIKEKLLEIVEGPLKYPEIYKQYDIPPSRGILLYGPPGCSKTMIAKALATECNLNFISKNVSDIHNKYVGESEKAVHGLFVMARAKSPCIIFLDEIDALAPGRGSSGGSGVEERIVNTFLQEMDGIEELRDVLIVAATNRPDRLDEAFIRHGRIDHFIYVPLPDIETREEILRLRMKNRTVSDDLDFKCLALKTEGYSGAEIVNLCNEAAFQLLAEDMECQSPVFTLQHMEKALKTIIPRTTKEMLDFYETFNTKFISRWQHK, encoded by the exons atgaaggcaaaaaaaggaaagaagaaaagagCAAGTCTTTCTGATAATTGTAATTCATCAAATACAAGTGATGCTATTGATGAAACCTTTCAGTCTGAGAAATCTTCAAAAGATGATACAAAGATTCCATCtcattttactgttttatttgatttcaatagtATAG aatcCAAGCAAGTTTTATCAAAGAATATTGTTTTCCTTCACCCTTCAATAATTGAAACATACAAATATCCACGATACTTTATTGTGAAAGGAATAAAGAATATTGCTTTGTGTATGCCAATTCCCTTAAAGAGAATAACTAGATACTCTATTTTATTCCCCAAAGATGACCTGGGCTTCATACAGGATGAGTTAGTGAAGCTTCATCCttataatgaaaacattaaaaaggcTGATGAAGTTTCTGTATACTTTGATAGCAAATTGACTGTAGATGATCATCTGAAAGAGAAAATTCTAGAAGCATTaa TGGAAAAACAATATTTCTGccaagatttgaaaataaagaaagaatacttAGAAGAATTCTGCATTACCAAAATAACTAATAAAGAATGTGAACTCACCAAAAATATGAGCAGTTTAAGCTTAAGTGATATTCTGGATGAATCTGTTATTGCCTGTGACATGAGCTCCTCCTTGAATGATTCAAGACTTTCAAAATTGCTTCCTTgtgatttgaatgaaaatatagaaaatagggAGACAAAAGAGTTATCTGTAGAATTGGGTtctttattttcccatttaaatCTCAGCAGTAAAGAAAACTCTTCTGTAGATAATCCTAATTGTCATTATGAGACAGCAATTCAGTTCTTTGACTTTGAAATGCAAGGATTTTTCACTACAGATTTTACTACTTCAATTTCCATTGATTTTGAAGGAAATGATAAGATAGCCTCAACACTGTCTTTCCCTCAGATTAGTGGTTTTAAAGAAGAATTGCAATACATTAGACTACTTATGAATGAgtttttaaatcatgaaagaaATCGAAGAA TCATTGGTGCTATAATGCTTTTGGGCCCTTCTGGACTAGGAAAGACATTAATATTAGACATCATTGCAAAAGAATATGATAGTCTGATAGAAGAAATTTCATGGGCCAGTTTATATGCAAA gTCATTGCCTGAAGCAAAAAAGGAATTACGTCAGATTTTTCAAAGAGTTAATAACAG agatCGAAGTATCATCTTAATAGACGACTTTCAATACCTTAGCCCAAAGGTAGGCGACATGGAATCTCACACCATATCAAAATTGTTGTCAAGTTTAATTGATAATTGCATA gGAAATCATGTTGTGGTCATAGCTGCTGCTAACTCATCTGATTACGACGATACAATATTGAAAGgaagaagtattttaaaagaaataaatcttaaaattccaaatttaaatgatAGGGAGGAa atattaaataatattttagttactAAACAACACAATTTGTCCGCTGAAGAAGTGAAAGATATTGCAGTTCATTCTCAAGGTTTTTCTTACAGAGATTTAAGCGATGTACTGGATGATG CTGAAACTATTCAGGCTTTTAGAACTCAAAATCATGAAAATTGTGACAAaactattacattttataatgtaaagaaggctttgaaattaaagaaaccCAGTATTGTTGAAAGCAGCATGAAAATAAAAGAG GTTAAATGGAGTGATATTGGAGGCATGAAGCATATCAAAGAGAAACTTTTAGAAATTGTTGAAGGTCCTCTTAAATACCCTGAAATATACAAACAATATGACATCCCACCATCTCGAGGAATATTACTATACGGACCTCCAGGATGCTCCAAAACTATGATTGCCAAAGCCCTTGCCActgaatgcaatttaaatttcatttctaaaaat gtGTCAGATATTCACAACAAATATGTTGGAGAATCTGAAAAAGCAGTGCATGGTTTGTTTGTGATGGCTCGAGCAAAATCTCcatgcataatatttttggatgaaattGATGCATTAGCCCCTGGAAGGGGAAg ttCCGGTGGGTCTGGTGTTGAAGAAAGAATTGTGAACACCTTCCTCCAAGAAATGGATGGAATCGAAGAACTTCGGGATGTGCTGATTGTAGCAGCAACAAACAGACCTGACAGGCTAGATGAG GCATTCATTCGGCATGGGAGAATCGACCATTTTATTTATGTGCCATTACCTGACATCGAGACGCGTGAAGAAATTCTTCGTCTCAGAATGAAAAACAGAACTGTTAGTGACGATTTGGACTTCAAATGCCTAGCTTTGAAGACAGAAGGTTACTCCGGAGCCGAG ATCGTGAATCTCTGTAATGAAGCAGCTTTTCAGCTTCTTGCCGAGGATATGGAGTGTCAGTCTCCTGTATTTACATTACAGCATATGGAGAAAGCACTAAAGACAATAATTCCGAGGACAACTAAAGAGATGCttgatttttatgaaacttttaataCAAAGTTCATTTCAAG atggcagcacaaatga
- the LOC129983707 gene encoding ribosome biogenesis protein SPATA5-like isoform X3 — protein sequence MKAKKGKKKRASLSDNCNSSNTSDAIDETFQSEKSSKDDTKIPSHFTVLFDFNSIESKQVLSKNIVFLHPSIIETYKYPRYFIVKGIKNIALCMPIPLKRITRYSILFPKDDLGFIQDELVKLHPYNENIKKADEVSVYFDSKLTVDDHLKEKILEALMEKQYFCQDLKIKKEYLEEFCITKITNKECELTKNMSSLSLSDILDESVIACDMSSSLNDSRLSKLLPCDLNENIENRETKELSVELGSLFSHLNLSSKENSSVDNPNCHYETAIQFFDFEMQGFFTTDFTTSISIDFEGNDKIASTLSFPQISGFKEELQYIRLLMNEFLNHERNRRIIGAIMLLGPSGLGKTLILDIIAKEYDSLIEEISWASLYAKSLPEAKKELRQIFQRVNNRDRSIILIDDFQYLSPKVGDMESHTISKLLSSLIDNCIGNHVVVIAAANSSDYDDTILKGRSILKEINLKIPNLNDREEILNNILVTKQHNLSAEEVKDIAVHSQGFSYRDLSDVLDDAETIQAFRTQNHENCDKTITFYNVKKALKLKKPSIVESSMKIKEVKWSDIGGMKHIKEKLLEIVEGPLKYPEIYKQYDIPPSRGILLYGPPGCSKTMIAKALATECNLNFISKNVSDIHNKYVGESEKAVHGLFVMARAKSPCIIFLDEIDALAPGRGSSGGSGVEERIVNTFLQEMDGIEELRDVLIVAATNRPDRLDEAFIRHGRIDHFIYVPLPDIETREEILRLRMKNRTVSDDLDFKCLALKTEGYSGAEIVNLCNEAAFQLLAEDMECQSPVFTLQHMEKALKTIIPRTTKEMLDFYETFNTKFISR from the exons atgaaggcaaaaaaaggaaagaagaaaagagCAAGTCTTTCTGATAATTGTAATTCATCAAATACAAGTGATGCTATTGATGAAACCTTTCAGTCTGAGAAATCTTCAAAAGATGATACAAAGATTCCATCtcattttactgttttatttgatttcaatagtATAG aatcCAAGCAAGTTTTATCAAAGAATATTGTTTTCCTTCACCCTTCAATAATTGAAACATACAAATATCCACGATACTTTATTGTGAAAGGAATAAAGAATATTGCTTTGTGTATGCCAATTCCCTTAAAGAGAATAACTAGATACTCTATTTTATTCCCCAAAGATGACCTGGGCTTCATACAGGATGAGTTAGTGAAGCTTCATCCttataatgaaaacattaaaaaggcTGATGAAGTTTCTGTATACTTTGATAGCAAATTGACTGTAGATGATCATCTGAAAGAGAAAATTCTAGAAGCATTaa TGGAAAAACAATATTTCTGccaagatttgaaaataaagaaagaatacttAGAAGAATTCTGCATTACCAAAATAACTAATAAAGAATGTGAACTCACCAAAAATATGAGCAGTTTAAGCTTAAGTGATATTCTGGATGAATCTGTTATTGCCTGTGACATGAGCTCCTCCTTGAATGATTCAAGACTTTCAAAATTGCTTCCTTgtgatttgaatgaaaatatagaaaatagggAGACAAAAGAGTTATCTGTAGAATTGGGTtctttattttcccatttaaatCTCAGCAGTAAAGAAAACTCTTCTGTAGATAATCCTAATTGTCATTATGAGACAGCAATTCAGTTCTTTGACTTTGAAATGCAAGGATTTTTCACTACAGATTTTACTACTTCAATTTCCATTGATTTTGAAGGAAATGATAAGATAGCCTCAACACTGTCTTTCCCTCAGATTAGTGGTTTTAAAGAAGAATTGCAATACATTAGACTACTTATGAATGAgtttttaaatcatgaaagaaATCGAAGAA TCATTGGTGCTATAATGCTTTTGGGCCCTTCTGGACTAGGAAAGACATTAATATTAGACATCATTGCAAAAGAATATGATAGTCTGATAGAAGAAATTTCATGGGCCAGTTTATATGCAAA gTCATTGCCTGAAGCAAAAAAGGAATTACGTCAGATTTTTCAAAGAGTTAATAACAG agatCGAAGTATCATCTTAATAGACGACTTTCAATACCTTAGCCCAAAGGTAGGCGACATGGAATCTCACACCATATCAAAATTGTTGTCAAGTTTAATTGATAATTGCATA gGAAATCATGTTGTGGTCATAGCTGCTGCTAACTCATCTGATTACGACGATACAATATTGAAAGgaagaagtattttaaaagaaataaatcttaaaattccaaatttaaatgatAGGGAGGAa atattaaataatattttagttactAAACAACACAATTTGTCCGCTGAAGAAGTGAAAGATATTGCAGTTCATTCTCAAGGTTTTTCTTACAGAGATTTAAGCGATGTACTGGATGATG CTGAAACTATTCAGGCTTTTAGAACTCAAAATCATGAAAATTGTGACAAaactattacattttataatgtaaagaaggctttgaaattaaagaaaccCAGTATTGTTGAAAGCAGCATGAAAATAAAAGAG GTTAAATGGAGTGATATTGGAGGCATGAAGCATATCAAAGAGAAACTTTTAGAAATTGTTGAAGGTCCTCTTAAATACCCTGAAATATACAAACAATATGACATCCCACCATCTCGAGGAATATTACTATACGGACCTCCAGGATGCTCCAAAACTATGATTGCCAAAGCCCTTGCCActgaatgcaatttaaatttcatttctaaaaat gtGTCAGATATTCACAACAAATATGTTGGAGAATCTGAAAAAGCAGTGCATGGTTTGTTTGTGATGGCTCGAGCAAAATCTCcatgcataatatttttggatgaaattGATGCATTAGCCCCTGGAAGGGGAAg ttCCGGTGGGTCTGGTGTTGAAGAAAGAATTGTGAACACCTTCCTCCAAGAAATGGATGGAATCGAAGAACTTCGGGATGTGCTGATTGTAGCAGCAACAAACAGACCTGACAGGCTAGATGAG GCATTCATTCGGCATGGGAGAATCGACCATTTTATTTATGTGCCATTACCTGACATCGAGACGCGTGAAGAAATTCTTCGTCTCAGAATGAAAAACAGAACTGTTAGTGACGATTTGGACTTCAAATGCCTAGCTTTGAAGACAGAAGGTTACTCCGGAGCCGAG ATCGTGAATCTCTGTAATGAAGCAGCTTTTCAGCTTCTTGCCGAGGATATGGAGTGTCAGTCTCCTGTATTTACATTACAGCATATGGAGAAAGCACTAAAGACAATAATTCCGAGGACAACTAAAGAGATGCttgatttttatgaaacttttaataCAAAGTTCATTTCAAG GTGA
- the LOC129983707 gene encoding ribosome biogenesis protein SPATA5-like isoform X1, translating into MKAKKGKKKRASLSDNCNSSNTSDAIDETFQSEKSSKDDTKIPSHFTVLFDFNSIESKQVLSKNIVFLHPSIIETYKYPRYFIVKGIKNIALCMPIPLKRITRYSILFPKDDLGFIQDELVKLHPYNENIKKADEVSVYFDSKLTVDDHLKEKILEALMEKQYFCQDLKIKKEYLEEFCITKITNKECELTKNMSSLSLSDILDESVIACDMSSSLNDSRLSKLLPCDLNENIENRETKELSVELGSLFSHLNLSSKENSSVDNPNCHYETAIQFFDFEMQGFFTTDFTTSISIDFEGNDKIASTLSFPQISGFKEELQYIRLLMNEFLNHERNRRIIGAIMLLGPSGLGKTLILDIIAKEYDSLIEEISWASLYAKSLPEAKKELRQIFQRVNNRDRSIILIDDFQYLSPKVGDMESHTISKLLSSLIDNCIGNHVVVIAAANSSDYDDTILKGRSILKEINLKIPNLNDREEILNNILVTKQHNLSAEEVKDIAVHSQGFSYRDLSDVLDDAETIQAFRTQNHENCDKTITFYNVKKALKLKKPSIVESSMKIKEVKWSDIGGMKHIKEKLLEIVEGPLKYPEIYKQYDIPPSRGILLYGPPGCSKTMIAKALATECNLNFISKNVSDIHNKYVGESEKAVHGLFVMARAKSPCIIFLDEIDALAPGRGSSGGSGVEERIVNTFLQEMDGIEELRDVLIVAATNRPDRLDEAFIRHGRIDHFIYVPLPDIETREEILRLRMKNRTVSDDLDFKCLALKTEGYSGAEIVNLCNEAAFQLLAEDMECQSPVFTLQHMEKALKTIIPRTTKEMLDFYETFNTKFISSHHIGRYR; encoded by the exons atgaaggcaaaaaaaggaaagaagaaaagagCAAGTCTTTCTGATAATTGTAATTCATCAAATACAAGTGATGCTATTGATGAAACCTTTCAGTCTGAGAAATCTTCAAAAGATGATACAAAGATTCCATCtcattttactgttttatttgatttcaatagtATAG aatcCAAGCAAGTTTTATCAAAGAATATTGTTTTCCTTCACCCTTCAATAATTGAAACATACAAATATCCACGATACTTTATTGTGAAAGGAATAAAGAATATTGCTTTGTGTATGCCAATTCCCTTAAAGAGAATAACTAGATACTCTATTTTATTCCCCAAAGATGACCTGGGCTTCATACAGGATGAGTTAGTGAAGCTTCATCCttataatgaaaacattaaaaaggcTGATGAAGTTTCTGTATACTTTGATAGCAAATTGACTGTAGATGATCATCTGAAAGAGAAAATTCTAGAAGCATTaa TGGAAAAACAATATTTCTGccaagatttgaaaataaagaaagaatacttAGAAGAATTCTGCATTACCAAAATAACTAATAAAGAATGTGAACTCACCAAAAATATGAGCAGTTTAAGCTTAAGTGATATTCTGGATGAATCTGTTATTGCCTGTGACATGAGCTCCTCCTTGAATGATTCAAGACTTTCAAAATTGCTTCCTTgtgatttgaatgaaaatatagaaaatagggAGACAAAAGAGTTATCTGTAGAATTGGGTtctttattttcccatttaaatCTCAGCAGTAAAGAAAACTCTTCTGTAGATAATCCTAATTGTCATTATGAGACAGCAATTCAGTTCTTTGACTTTGAAATGCAAGGATTTTTCACTACAGATTTTACTACTTCAATTTCCATTGATTTTGAAGGAAATGATAAGATAGCCTCAACACTGTCTTTCCCTCAGATTAGTGGTTTTAAAGAAGAATTGCAATACATTAGACTACTTATGAATGAgtttttaaatcatgaaagaaATCGAAGAA TCATTGGTGCTATAATGCTTTTGGGCCCTTCTGGACTAGGAAAGACATTAATATTAGACATCATTGCAAAAGAATATGATAGTCTGATAGAAGAAATTTCATGGGCCAGTTTATATGCAAA gTCATTGCCTGAAGCAAAAAAGGAATTACGTCAGATTTTTCAAAGAGTTAATAACAG agatCGAAGTATCATCTTAATAGACGACTTTCAATACCTTAGCCCAAAGGTAGGCGACATGGAATCTCACACCATATCAAAATTGTTGTCAAGTTTAATTGATAATTGCATA gGAAATCATGTTGTGGTCATAGCTGCTGCTAACTCATCTGATTACGACGATACAATATTGAAAGgaagaagtattttaaaagaaataaatcttaaaattccaaatttaaatgatAGGGAGGAa atattaaataatattttagttactAAACAACACAATTTGTCCGCTGAAGAAGTGAAAGATATTGCAGTTCATTCTCAAGGTTTTTCTTACAGAGATTTAAGCGATGTACTGGATGATG CTGAAACTATTCAGGCTTTTAGAACTCAAAATCATGAAAATTGTGACAAaactattacattttataatgtaaagaaggctttgaaattaaagaaaccCAGTATTGTTGAAAGCAGCATGAAAATAAAAGAG GTTAAATGGAGTGATATTGGAGGCATGAAGCATATCAAAGAGAAACTTTTAGAAATTGTTGAAGGTCCTCTTAAATACCCTGAAATATACAAACAATATGACATCCCACCATCTCGAGGAATATTACTATACGGACCTCCAGGATGCTCCAAAACTATGATTGCCAAAGCCCTTGCCActgaatgcaatttaaatttcatttctaaaaat gtGTCAGATATTCACAACAAATATGTTGGAGAATCTGAAAAAGCAGTGCATGGTTTGTTTGTGATGGCTCGAGCAAAATCTCcatgcataatatttttggatgaaattGATGCATTAGCCCCTGGAAGGGGAAg ttCCGGTGGGTCTGGTGTTGAAGAAAGAATTGTGAACACCTTCCTCCAAGAAATGGATGGAATCGAAGAACTTCGGGATGTGCTGATTGTAGCAGCAACAAACAGACCTGACAGGCTAGATGAG GCATTCATTCGGCATGGGAGAATCGACCATTTTATTTATGTGCCATTACCTGACATCGAGACGCGTGAAGAAATTCTTCGTCTCAGAATGAAAAACAGAACTGTTAGTGACGATTTGGACTTCAAATGCCTAGCTTTGAAGACAGAAGGTTACTCCGGAGCCGAG ATCGTGAATCTCTGTAATGAAGCAGCTTTTCAGCTTCTTGCCGAGGATATGGAGTGTCAGTCTCCTGTATTTACATTACAGCATATGGAGAAAGCACTAAAGACAATAATTCCGAGGACAACTAAAGAGATGCttgatttttatgaaacttttaataCAAAGTTCATTTCAAG CCATCATATAGGACGTTATAGATAA